In Candidatus Nanopelagicales bacterium, one genomic interval encodes:
- a CDS encoding diguanylate cyclase — MCITLSAGVGLAAPGDDADAVIAKADQALYSAKGTGRDRVVA, encoded by the coding sequence TTGTGCATCACCCTGAGCGCCGGAGTCGGCCTCGCGGCCCCGGGTGATGACGCTGACGCAGTCATCGCGAAGGCTGATCAGGCGCTGTATTCGGCGAAAGGCACTGGCCGCGACCGCGTCGTGGCGTGA